A window of Thiovulum sp. ES genomic DNA:
GGTCGTTTCCTTATGGATTTAACTGAAGAGAATTTTTTAAATCGACGGTTTGAATTTGATTTGATGGATGACCAAGGAAATAAAATTCTTGATGCTGGTAAAAAACTTAGTAAAAGAAAAATCAAATCTCTGCTTGAAAAAGAGGGTGATATTAAAGTTGTCTATCCAATTGAGACACTTATGGAAAGATATATTGTTTATCCACTTACAAATGAAGATGGTGAAGTTGTTTATGAAACACTTACACAATTTGATAAAATTGAACTTGACGGAATTGTAAATAATGAAATTTACATTGTTGATGATTTAGATGAGAGTGTTGATTCTTCTGTAATTAATGCTTTTGTAGTTGATGATGAAAATTTGAAAGTTATGAAAAAAGAGGTTGAAGATACTCAATTTATTGATGCTAGTGAAAATGATTTAGCAATTCTCAGAATTTACAAAGTTATGAGACCTGGTGAAACATATCAGAGTATTGAAAAAGCTAGAGAGTATTTCTATCAACTATTCTTTGATCCAGAGAGATACGATTTGACTCAAGTTGGTCGGATGAAAATGAATCACAAACTTGGTCTTTCAACTCCATCTTACATTACAGTTTTAACAGCAGAAGATATTATTGTTACGGCTCAATATCTAATTAAAGTTAAAAATAAAATTGGACACATTGATGATCGAGACCACTTAGGAAATAGAAGAATTCGTTCAATTGGAGAACTTCTTGCAAACGAACTTCACAGCGGTCTTGTGAAAATGCAAAAAACAATCAAAGATAAAGTTCAATCAGGAAACACTCCAGTTTCAGAAATGATGCCTCACGACCTCATCAACAGCAAGACGATCACGAATACAATTACTGAGTTTTTCTCTCGGGGACAACTTTCGCAATTTATGGATCAGACAAATCCACTTTCTGAAATTACTCATAAAAGAAGACTTTCAGCACTTGGTGAAGGTGGTTTAGTAAAAGAGAGAGCTGGATTTGAAGTTCGAGATGTTCACCCAACTCACTACGGTAGGATTTGCCCAATTGAGACTCCAGAGGGTCAAAATATTGGTCTAATCAATACACTTGCAACTTATGCAAAAGTAAATACTCACGGATTTATTGAAGCTCCTTACAAAATTGTAAAAAATGGGGAAATCACAAACGAAGTTGTCTATTTAACAGCGACTCAAGAAGAGGGACATGTTATCGCTTCTTCTTCAAATAAGATTTCTGAAGATTTAAAAAACTTCCAAGAAGATTTTGTAGAAGCAAGACAAAATGGTGAGATTTCACTGCGAAAAGTAAAAGATATTACTCTATTTGACTTATCTCCGCATATGGTTGTTGGTGTTCGGGCTTCACTAATTCCGTTCCTTGAACACGATGATGCCAACAGAGCATTGATGGGTTCAAACATGCAAGCACAGGCAGTTCCTCTACTAATTCCAGAAGCTCCAATGGTTGGAACAGGTGTTGAAAAACTTGTTGCACGAGATACTTGGGCTGCGGTAAAAGCTGAAAGAGGTGGAATTGTTGAAAAAGTTGATGCAACAAATGTCTATATTATGGGTGAAGATGAAGATGGTGCTTTTATTGATCACTATGATTTACAAAAGAATTTCCGAACAAACAACAACACATCATTTACTCAAAAAACAACTGTAAAAGTTGGGGATAAAATTGAGGCGGAACAAATTATTGCAGATGGTGCATCAATTGACCGAGGTGAATTGGCTATTGGTAAAAATGTTCTTGTTGCACTTATGCCTTGGAATGGATACAACTTTGAGGATGCGATTGTTGTTTCTGAAAGAATTATTCGGGAAGATGTTTATACTTCTGTTCATATTTACGAACACAGCATTGAAGCAAGAGAGTTAAAACATGGAATCGAAGAGATTACAAGAGACTTGCCAAATGTAAAAGAGGAACAAATTACACATCTCGATGAGGTCGGAATTGTAAAAGTTGGAACTCATATTAAACCAGGAATGATTCTTGTTGGAAAAATCTCGCCTAAAAAAGAGATGAGACCTACTCCAGAAGAGAGATTAATTCGTGCTATTTTTGGTGATCGTCAAGGTCATATTATGGACAAATCTCTTGTTGCAAAACCTTCAACTGAAGGAATCGTAATCGATGTTAAAGTTCTCACTAAAAAAGGTTATGAGAAAGATACTCGAGCTTTAGAACTTGAAAAAGCAGAAAGAGACAAATTAGAAAAAGAACATGCTGATAAAATTGACATGCTTGACCGTGAAGAGATGTTACAGATTTCTGCGACTCTTTCAAAACATGAATTAAGCAAACCGATCACTTTTAACGGCACAAACTACGGAATTGGTGAAAAAGTTCCTCACTCCGAAATCATGGGTGCAAATAGATTTTCACTAAATTCACTTTCAAAAGGTTTCAAACGAGACATCACAAAAAGTTACGAGAAAATTAAACACTATTTCCAAGCTGAAAAACAGAAACTTGTTGAAGAGCATGAAGAGAAAATTACAATTCTTGAAAAAGATGACATTCTTCCAAATGGAACAATCAAAAAAGTTCTTGTTTATATCGCAACAAAACGAAAGTTAAAAGTTGGTGATAAGATGGCTGGACGGCACGGAAATAAAGGTATTGTTTCTAATATTGTTCCTGAAGTTGATATGCCATATCAAGAAAACGGTGAACCTGTTGATATTGTTTTAAATCCTCTTGGTGTTCCATCTCGGATGAATATTGGGCAAGTTCTTGAAATGCACTTAGGAATGGTTGGAAAGAAACTTGGTCGACAGCTTGAAGAAACTTTTAAAGAGAAACAGGCTGATTACATTCAAGATTTACGAAACAAGATGATTGCAATTGCTGATATTTCGAGATACATGGGTGCAAAAGAGTTTTTAGCAAATATTTCTGATGAAGAGTTCCTAAAATATGCTCGAGACTGGAGTAAGGGAATTAAATTTGCCACAACTGCTTTCGAGGGTGTAAATAGAGAAGAGTTTGCAAAACTTTACGAATTGGCACAAATGGATAAAGATGGTAAGTCTGTTCTATTTGACGGTCGAACTGGTGATCAAATCAAAGAGCGGGTAAATGTTGGATATATGTATATCTTAAAACTACACCACCTTGTTGATGAAAAAGTTCATGCTCGTTCAACTGGAACTTATTCACTTGTTACACGACAGCCAGTTGGTGGAAAAGCTATGTTTGGTGGTCAAAGATTTGGAGAAATGGAAGTTTGGGCATTGGAAGCTTATGGTGCTTCAGCAACATTAAAAGAGATGCTTACAATTAAATCAGATGATGTTGATGGACGAATGGATGCCTACAAAGCTATCACAAGAGGTGAAACAATTCCTAAATCTGGTATTCCTGAAACACTCTATGTTTTGACAAACGAATTAAAATCTCTCGCTCTTAATGTTGAGATTATCAATCGAGAGCCAGAAGAAACAGAATCTTTAAATCACGGAGAGTAGAATTGAAAAAAAGAGAATTTAGAGATATTAAAGAGTTAAGATTTAGTCTTGCTAGTCCCGAAGTTATTCGGGAGTGGAGTTTTGGGGAAGTTAAAAAACCTGAAACTATCAACTACCGAACTCTAAAACCTGAAAGAGATGGACTTTTCTGTTCAAAAATCTTTGGACCAACAAAAGACTACGAATGTCTTTGTGGAAAATTCAAAAAGATGAGATATGACGGTCGAGTTTGTGATAAGTGTGGTGTTACT
This region includes:
- a CDS encoding DNA-directed RNA polymerase, beta subunit (PFAM: RNA polymerase Rpb2, domain 3; RNA polymerase Rpb2, domain 6; RNA polymerase beta subunit external 1 domain; RNA polymerase beta subunit; RNA polymerase Rpb2, domain 2; RNA polymerase Rpb2, domain 7~TIGRFAM: DNA-directed RNA polymerase, beta subunit), producing the protein MLNSLKSGNRLRIDFSKTPQEIKIPNLLQLQKSSYENFLMIGDNLNADYSIEKVFNSIFPIHHKEKLTLEYLGSEVTKPKYTVRESMEKGLTYSVSLKIKIRLIIWDYDEGTKQKIGQRDSKEQNIFIREIPMMTDRTSFIVGGVERVVVNQLHRSPGVIFKEEESATTKKMVATAQIIPDRGSWIHFEYDSKDILYMRINKRRKIPITIIFRALGYKKLDILRIFYKFQRIEIDRKNGRFLMDLTEENFLNRRFEFDLMDDQGNKILDAGKKLSKRKIKSLLEKEGDIKVVYPIETLMERYIVYPLTNEDGEVVYETLTQFDKIELDGIVNNEIYIVDDLDESVDSSVINAFVVDDENLKVMKKEVEDTQFIDASENDLAILRIYKVMRPGETYQSIEKAREYFYQLFFDPERYDLTQVGRMKMNHKLGLSTPSYITVLTAEDIIVTAQYLIKVKNKIGHIDDRDHLGNRRIRSIGELLANELHSGLVKMQKTIKDKVQSGNTPVSEMMPHDLINSKTITNTITEFFSRGQLSQFMDQTNPLSEITHKRRLSALGEGGLVKERAGFEVRDVHPTHYGRICPIETPEGQNIGLINTLATYAKVNTHGFIEAPYKIVKNGEITNEVVYLTATQEEGHVIASSSNKISEDLKNFQEDFVEARQNGEISLRKVKDITLFDLSPHMVVGVRASLIPFLEHDDANRALMGSNMQAQAVPLLIPEAPMVGTGVEKLVARDTWAAVKAERGGIVEKVDATNVYIMGEDEDGAFIDHYDLQKNFRTNNNTSFTQKTTVKVGDKIEAEQIIADGASIDRGELAIGKNVLVALMPWNGYNFEDAIVVSERIIREDVYTSVHIYEHSIEARELKHGIEEITRDLPNVKEEQITHLDEVGIVKVGTHIKPGMILVGKISPKKEMRPTPEERLIRAIFGDRQGHIMDKSLVAKPSTEGIVIDVKVLTKKGYEKDTRALELEKAERDKLEKEHADKIDMLDREEMLQISATLSKHELSKPITFNGTNYGIGEKVPHSEIMGANRFSLNSLSKGFKRDITKSYEKIKHYFQAEKQKLVEEHEEKITILEKDDILPNGTIKKVLVYIATKRKLKVGDKMAGRHGNKGIVSNIVPEVDMPYQENGEPVDIVLNPLGVPSRMNIGQVLEMHLGMVGKKLGRQLEETFKEKQADYIQDLRNKMIAIADISRYMGAKEFLANISDEEFLKYARDWSKGIKFATTAFEGVNREEFAKLYELAQMDKDGKSVLFDGRTGDQIKERVNVGYMYILKLHHLVDEKVHARSTGTYSLVTRQPVGGKAMFGGQRFGEMEVWALEAYGASATLKEMLTIKSDDVDGRMDAYKAITRGETIPKSGIPETLYVLTNELKSLALNVEIINREPEETESLNHGE